The window AGCGAGTTATATATATAGGTGAAGTTAGGGTAATTGAAGAGTTTGGTCGCCATAAGATTTTTACAATAAAGAAGAGTGAGTGGGAGTGGGGGATGACTTGAGTTACTCCGGAGATCCGAAACGGCTGAGCTGAGAGAGTTTTGTTGAGGAAGATGAAGAGCAATGCATGTCTACGTTACTACAACTCAATGGTTTTGCTGGGCCATCATCTGGGCTTCGGCATAAGACAAAATGACATAAAAATTAAGCTGACATGTGACAATGATTGGCTCTGAATATTTTTGCTGATGTGACATATCTAGAAATCCTCCAATttagttccttttatataatagagatgttttttaaagaaaatatagttgAACATCaatcatttttgtattttgcaaagttttataaataaatacattgtttttttttgtcatcaacaatacatactcatactgactctgtaaaccaaaccgggtgatctgcatccatgtgaacgacaaaagacGGTTGCTTTTTAGCAATGCGTGCTAGACTATCTGCCTTTGCGTCCgtggtacatagataatctctgaTCGGGTGAAGCTCTCTTTCAggatcttgatatcttccaaataatttgcaaaagctggtcattcttctggttccgaaaccatcttcaccaattgagaacaatcctttgcaaacgtaacctgaaattaatgtaaattcctcatacattccattgcccagagcaacgcttccatctccgcatgaagaggCGAGAGACTAGCCCTAACATTCCTTGCCCCTAACAATCCATCAAAACCTTCCAAAGTACTGAGCCAACCTTGTCCTGAAAAACTAACCCCTTCTTTCCACGAGccatctgtaaaacaccatcttcctgggaTCGACGGCAATATCACATCTATTGTTTGTGGTGTCGTCCTCTGGTCATTCACTACTTGTGCCTCAGCCCACATTGTTGATTCTGTTTCAGCCAATTTAAGTGTATCCATAGGATTCATATCCAAATAAATACATTgttatgcttaaataataacTACTCgattaattttagtaaattgtaTTTGTCagattattttagtaaattttatctGTATAAGATTCATTTGGATGTTATGGTATTatgttttctgatttttaattattaaattaagatttcaaaatattatattactctGGATTCTTACAacctaatttgtttttttttttcaaaaaattatattttaggatctatgattttatatttacaaaatttggaatattatcatttttaatttttaatatttatttttcaattggtATACTTGGTCAAGAAATTTGGAAAATTcacaattatttttgattttggaaggttatatgatttttgaatttgtttgttactaaataattcattattttatgaaaatatatttgaattatgggtaagatttgtttaaatatttttacagaGATTtggttataattaaaataaatatcacatttatgaaaattaatttttcattgatatctttaattaattattagaattttaaatttttatagtaACATATTTTGTAAGTAGTACATGAACTAAATGTTATTTATctactattatattttgtatctaataatttttagataatatatttcttttcttttaaaatagacaaaaagataatgtatagttgtaaataaaagtttaacatgcgttaataaattgttttttgcttaaaaatagtttaatatgttttgtcaatgaatgataaatttatttagaTGAAAGCCTGTTAAAAATAGGTTAATAtaccaatttaatataattttttcatattttgttgaTGGAACACCTCTATTTTAATACAATACTAGATCTTGATCTGCGCGACCGCGCGAGTATTTAATTTGTGTTCGTATTTAGTAATATATTTGTTAATGTAGTCATATTTGTAAATGTAAATGATATATTTGTactgaattttatattttagcattttagagtaaaatgtATCACCGATATTtggtattatataaaaaaatataacatttatataattagatcCATGTCTAAGAAATATAGcgaacaaattttttaaatagaaaatacaaaaatagaTAATTGGGAATTAGCATGCTATTTATAAATGATACGTTAGCTATAATATTTGtaagtaaataaaattgttgttaAACTTCTATCAAATTTCGaacatataaaaattaagatttaaatttgtaagaaaataaaataaaatataaattttatgtaactgataaaaaattataaatgggCATAATTTTGTGTACATTTAAACCATGACTTTGCGAATGTTTGCTTTtacttttgtaaatattttttttgcctaaggtgatagtatatattttaaaattttacatgtgtaaaatgattatttaataatatttataagcatgataattttatagtttatatttttttttaattttattttgtcttGTAAACCGTCAATGGTATTACCACcatttttagaatatgatcCGTGCATCTGtacaaatgttttattttgttttttttattgtggatcaaaattttacgataatttctaataaattattttatatacaagGTAAGTtggtaaataattataatgatgcatgtaatatatttgtattggtaagaagaataattattttcaaaaacaaaatgaagagTAACGTGAATTGTGGGAGAGAATGAGACAAACCGTAACTTATATTTTTACATagatattttgtgtatattattgaTATTCATTGTTGTTTATAATGTTAATATGAAATAGataagttaaaatatttatattaaattgattgtgaatttaatttaggaaatgttttattaattttgaaaaagacATGAAAAACACAGAAGTAAGAGTAATTATTACTTCattaattttagaaaagacaaaaattacttaaaaataggtttatttaattatatcaaTGGCATTAGGTTGTAAATATTGTGCAAAATTAAGGGTTAGTCTTAatttgtacttctcttttaatagattagataaattataatcataaatttgtaaaataacattattttttatgacaaaaatttaattaacattaattataattatattattaaattatgaaattaattagtgcattatttatagaatatttaaaatgtttggtAAGATTCTGGTAGATTTTTTTCAACAGTTTTTTtagaactaaaaataaaattcaaatttattgttaaaattgatttattattattatcttactTATTATTaagatttaatataaataattaaatattttacattaaataatTAGTTAAGTGGTCATACTTTGATTTGtcaatagtagataaaaaagaccctaaattaatagaatagatataaattataatcgtaaatttataaaattacataatgtttttatgacaaaaatttatttaacattaatgataattatatcattaaattatgaaattaattagtgcattatttatataaacaaatttaaaatgtttggtAAGATTTTGGTAGATtttttctacagttttttagaactaaaaataaaattcaaatttattgttaaaattgatttattatttatatcataCTGATTATTaagatttaatataaataattaaatatgttaCATTAGATAATTAGTTAATGGTCCTACTTTGACTTAtcaatagtagataaaaaattggatcctaaattaatagattagatttttcttcttttaaaaaattactaataatTAGACTGTGAGTGGTGACCGATCGAATTGCACTGTACTATCattaatagttacaaaaaaattacatatatatatatatctatacatttttgttaatattaaaATCGTACCGCAATTGTTCTGCATGTTAccaaattaatatgaagattggCCAAAATATTTAGTCAACAACATTTATTACTAAATGTCTTACCTAATTAAATTTTCTTCAGCtctgtgcatatatatatgtatatatatattgtttaagcTTTGTATTTTACAAATACCCAACAACAACTAGACTAACAAATTCACGAAACAATTCTTTGAGATAGTGAAACCATGAAATCAACACAAATAACTCTCGTTTGTATTATCCTGCTATGCCTCTTCTCTTTGCATCaatgtatattattttcttcACACACATatgtgtatatgtatatatcatgtatttttctttttatccgTCCTTAGTTTGATTTGTGCATTACCAATCAATGTGTAGGTGGGAGGATGGAGAGTAGAGACACAGGGAAATCAAGCAAAATATACATACCAAAGTGTTTCAAATCCAATTGTCACGGCTTTCCCCTTGTGAAAAATTGTTGGTGCTGCGTTAATGACGAGGATATTTGTTGGCAAGACAAAGAGATCTGCATGAGATTATGTTGAACCCTTCGTTGTTCTCTTAATTTCGCTTTCCATTATACCCAAAGCATTACAATAATGTCACTCAGTATTTTACTTCTCTTTACTGAGCATTCCttgatttaataaaaaactaataatatttatatgaatatatgataatAATCTTGAGGATTTATATTTTGGGCAATGTGTATTCGATTGCATCAAAGATAGTTTTTTCAAATATATCTATCTGTCTATACTAATAAGGTAGAGTTTTATCTATTTTCATCCCTCCACATCATCAGTATCATAGGAGTTTTTGCTGACACGTCAGCTTATTTCTGAGCAAAGACATAACTTTCCCTACTTTACGACTGTTAGTGGATAATGGATTGTACAAGATTGGTTTAAAGCTCATTAATCAAATCCATCATCTCCTTCCTTTTGTTGCCTTGAGGTTGCCAAACACCATTATCTTGGTGAAACCGTTGCCATTACGGTTGTATGCCAGTTTCATGCGATTTACTCATTGTTCTTAATGATGAATATCAATAATAGAATCCCATGTGACATTAACAGGTTCGTCATCTTTGAAACGCTTCAGTAAGGGAGCAACAGGTATAGGCGTATGTTCCTTAAAAGTACTCTACAAACAGTGTCAACATGAATATTGTTAAAACTTCCATATTGATCATTAAAATCGCTGAAGAcatgttaaaattttaacaaagaCAGGACAACCTTTTTTGTGGTGACACATATCTCTGTGGAAGAACAAATACAGATTCCTGGTACATAATGACAGCATTGAAGGGTTTTACAGGAGAGGTGGCATCGTTTCTTGGCATTGATGTGAAAATTTCCTGCATCTAAACGGTATATAAATGTCTGATgtgataaattaaattttaaatccaaaagtaaaacataaaattgCAATAGattattgaataaaaaataaataaatgtcaaatcacatcaactagtTTTGTTAATAGATTCATAATCTACATGATCAtgtgatctttttttttaattttttttaagaactaaaaacataaattcttaattaaaatatataaatgtattcTAATAATGTAACTAAAAAACTCAAAAGTTACGTATTGATTCAACCACTGGTTTAACAGGTAGTCGGGTTATGAGTTTTAACAGTTTTTTGTGGATTTTATCGGGTTTTTAAATAAtggtttttttcttaaaatctaaatTGAATTATATATCGGGTCACTGGGTTTACCTGTTCGACCGCGGATCCGGGTCGGATTTCAAAACAACGGCTGTAAGCATCCAAAAGatgagaaatttaattttttattttaaagtcaATTTTAATCGTATTTTTAATTTcaccttttaaaaaaatattttcatttttttttcttaaacccttgaaaatataaatacaacaCGGATTGGACATAGACTTTAAGAACTCAACTCAACTCTAAtttgaaaactatatattttttgttaatggGAAAAAATAACCAATAGGAGTAAAATATACATATTGATCTGAAAAGGAAACAGAGGTTGTTATTACATATTTCAGATTAACTTcactaaacaaaaaataacaGAATTGTTAGTAAGTATACAACGCCAcccaaattaattaatatgattGGTTCTCCAAGAATCTCCTAAGATTAATTTAATTAcgttgaaaattatatatttttgttagcGATAATCATATGGAAAAAGATGCAACTTGTAATAGATATGAGATTGTCTTCACCTAAACACAAAGGACAAAGGAAACTAGACTTTATATAAGTCCGCTTAGGAAAAGGTCTTCTTTAGTCTATCAAAATCACTATATAAGCAAAGCATTGCTACTACTTAAATCCTCCCTCTCTCATATTGTTGTTAATAATTATCTCAGAGAGATTGCCAAAAGAGAATCCTAGTTTAGTTTTCGATGAAGATGGTGAcagatggtgatgatgatcaaCGCTCCGAGGAGGGTTCCAGAGGTGAGAAGAGATGTCTTGAACTTCTGGCGACGTCGCTTGGCTCTTACGGTGAGGAAGAAACAAGAAGTGTACGAGTAAGAGAAGAAGAGGATAGTGTATCTACGGAGCTTGATGAATGCAAGAATCAACAAAACCCTACTACTTATCTTCATGAttatgcttcttcttcttcttcttcttggagtTTGTCCTCCGTGGAGTCCAAGAAGCGTCGTGTAGTGTATCAAGAACCCATCAACGCAGAGCCTCTTAGGGAAGTTAAGCCTTCGGTCAGAGGAAAAAAGTCGGTCAAACCAGAGAGAGGGGTTACACCGGAATGGCTGGTTAATCTGATGATAACAGAAAAGGGAGTGGGCGCGAAGCTGGTGATTGATAAGATGATTCAGACGAGTGATGTCAACCCAAACCAAGGACGTCTCTTGATTCCTTTTAAGCAGATAGTGGAGATGGACTTCTTGAACGAGGCAGAGTTGCACCTCATAGATGAACATCAAAGAGATAATAGTAGTAACAAAGGTGTTGCTGTGATCGTGGTCGCATCGGATGGTAGAAAACGGAATGCTAAACTAAGGAGATGGAATATGAACTGTCCCAATTACTCCTTATGTTCTGGATGGAACCACGTCGTCCGCGAGAACAATCTCGAGGACAAGGTAGGGCAGATTTTTCGACTATGGTCATTCCACTCCCAAGATGGAACGAAGCTCTATCTTGCCTTCTTTCATCAGCCTCCAGCTTCGGATATGTCTCAAGCCATGCATGCAGCTTCATCTTCATCCATGGCTCTAGAAAGAGATTCAGGCCAATGCATACTCGACCTAAATGTACCATTTGTACAAGAGAGGCGTGATAGGAGGACTTCACTGGAATCAGTCACAGAGACGACGACGGTGGACCTCGTGCTCCGGCTGGGGCGGTCTGTGGACCTAAATATACCAATGGCCCCAGTGGGCACGGAGATGGCTCCTCTCGAAGCTGTACAAGATACCTCACTGGAATCAGTCACAGAGACGACGACGGTGGACCTCGTGCTCCGGCTGGGGCGGTCTGTGGACCTAAATATACCAATGGCCCCAGTGCGCACGGAGATGGCTCCTCTCGAAGCTGTACAAGAGACCTCACTGGAATCAGTCACAGAGACGACAACGACGGTGGACCTCGAGCTCAGGCTGTGATTTTGACCCGGGAAAAGGCGGGAATACTTTTGTTGACAAATTTATTAATCTTTGTGTTTGTTCACTGATATATTTAGGCAAGATAGTTTAGTTTCCAGTTTGATTCCAATTTTCTTTTTCGATTTTGGTTGAAttaagatttttgtttttttggttcaagagatattaaagtctttttttttttaactattaaagTCTTTTTATGATCAAAAGAATATCAAAGTCTATATTTGTTTGTAAGCATAATATGTcaaggaatattttttttaaattttttaaatttattttagtattaaaatactaaaagaGGTATCCATCTCCTTACCTGCATCTCATCTCTGTACCTTACACAAGTGTATGCAGGGGCGGAGGCAGAGAATGCTATTGTTGGGGGCAAAAATCCTCTCACCCTGAGGGCAGATACTCTCAAGAAGCGACGAAAAATCAGAGACAGCGTGTAGTCTGGACACCATGTTTTAGAAAACGGCAGGccagtttttttttgaatcgaACCGCATATAATAATTGGTTGAATGTACCGGTTTATTCCGGTTTGAAATGTGGTTTTAGCAATATACACTCACtcgaacaaacaaacaataatcTAGACTTGCAAATTTTCATTGTACACCGAGATCTTGAGCGAGTCGAAGACCTTAACTCGGCAGATCAAAGGTAAGCTAATTTGTTGGAAACCATAGATTGCAGATTTTGTCTCGTCTTTGCGAATGATCCTGGTTTTGTTGATGTTAGATTGTTGGTGATAGAGCATGGGAGGAGGGGTTCTGCAGAAGTTCCTAGTCGCATCAATGTTCATGGGGATGCTTCCTATTGCGATATTATACTGTTTCAACAATGATTTGCTTCCTGGTGAGTTTGACTTTTGAACGAGATGATATTTGAAATTATTGGTGATGCATCTATATATAGATTAGGAGGATCAGTTGTTAGAATTTTCCAGGTTTGCACTTGTATCATTGTGATTCTGAGTTTTTCTCTGGATCTTTCATTACTAAATAACTGAGGTTTTTAGTTGCaagacaaatttttttaaaaagagttGATGATTTTCTACAAACCAGAGGGCATTCTTTTGCTAATTGCCTAATCTAATCCATCTAGTTTTGTTTTCGCATTTACTATCAGTCTGTCCTACTACAACCTATGGTCCTTAGATCTAATACAAATTCTGATCATAAGCTTAGTCTTGTTGATTAGTAGGTTTTACACTTGATTCATGAGAATAGCTGCTTGTTAGGATCTGATAGCAGATTAGAGAATTCCGGTTGTAAAATCTTTTAGCAACTGCAAacttaatttatgattttaacttaGGTTTTAGGTACATGAATTTGAGATTGCTACAAGAGGATATGTAGCAATGTTTGTAACCTTGATTCTTGTAACAAAGGCATTCTAGTCTTTAaagcttagtttttttttttgaacaaaaaacgCTTAGTTCATGTGATCAAATTTGATTATCTACTGCCACAAGCTGGTTTCCCAGCATTAGATTTGTAATTATGTTTGTTATAGAAATCGTTTAACTTGCAACCATTGGTGTCTGAGAGCTTCTACCACCTCTTACACTGCTCTGTTTAAATATCTCTGACAGGTTCAGCAACACTGTCTCCTCATTCTCTAACACTACTGAGTGGATTTCTTGCGGTGGTGTCAGTCAATGTAGTGATTGTGTTCTACATCTGTGTGGCGCTTAAGGAACCTGTAGATAAACACAAGCCAGACGCTTCTTTTGTCGCAGATGCCAAAGGTAGTGTGAAGAAATTGACATCAGGAGTCTCCCCAAGTACTGATCCGGCGCTTAAAAAACAAGAGTAAGAGCTAAGCAATtcccattttttttgttacaaggaATAGTGCTAAGGTTGAATCAGAGAGACAGAGCTCAGGTTCTTGCAATGTATTGTTATAATTGTAGAAGTTCCTTTGTTCTGGTAGATCTTCCTTTGTTGTGACATTTGAGGGCTTTGGGGTTCGTTTGAGCAACAGAAACAGCAATGCTTATGTTGAACAGAGACAACAGCTATTGTTTTAGGGACACCATATGTCCATAGTTGCTGTTCCTTCATTGCAAAGATACTAAGTGAATTATCGGTGAAATCTGTTTAATTGTTTGATTTTGGCTTTAAGACACTTCGACGAAAGATATCTCCAAACATAGCAGTCAAAGCAACGTGGACATGATGGGAAGAAAAAGGCTCCAATGACATACATGGAAACGCTATTACCAAAGCTAATTATAATGTGCTGATTTGTAGATGCTTCCTGAGGCTCCTCAAAACAAAGCACAATTAAGGCTGGAATTGGCTgggtattttaaaatattgatgGATCCTGGAGAGGCAGCTAGATCATTAAAGGTTCAACATCCATTCAGCCTATTGAAATTCCCCTAGATGCATAGGGCATATACACTGTGAGAAGCAGTGAGTATCAAGTAACCTTCTGATGCGGAAGTATTATACACTTGACTCAACCAGCAAATCTCATTTCTAAGAGAGCAGAAAGCGGAGGCAAGAAACCATCACAATAATGTACATCAACAAACCATCAATAAAGGTTCATGTTCATAGCAAGAGTCGAGAGATGCTAAGGGTGAGGCAGAAATACTCTACTTCTCAAAATATATGGTCTCTTGGATTAATGTTGTGTAAATCTCTCCACTAATccactatatattaaaagagaagcattacaacatatttttgtagccacatgtcatcaccacaatcattcctagaatccttagaaaaatatgttggtccatgtaaatatataataagctttttattaaactaaccataaattaatcataaatgttctttattgtttccttaaataaaaatcacggaattacctaatgtggctaaagtatatatgacaaattaatgattttgaataataaaagtttgataaaaattagtatattctctatcatttttttaaaaactttaacttattaaaataaattaaacaactacattaactatataataaaaatttagattttttcgtatatgttatattttgaatttttaaaaacgaatattcATGACTAAAGttattaaaaatctcacatagaaatttttgtgatccatgatttaaaatttatgttataacaagatataaatgattatgaaattacataaataggaagtctcatttaataaatattatatatatgtatattaatagttttaaaaaataaattatataccatataaaatacataagtattttaatttcgaatttgttttgaatttttttgataaacattttgaacaattattgacaacttaatatttagattttaaactttgcattgaatgtttttaaaattataaattattaaaactattaaaaatcccACAAATTTTGTactgttatcattgatttaaatttttttataaataaatacaaatgatcaaaaataatatgagtacaaaattttttttaacagatgtcaatattaaaaaagtactatatatctatgttaatatcatttaaacttaattttatgccatataaaatagaaaaaaatgtttagctggattaataaaatctatttaagcatttgtaccaatttaattatatacgtaatagttactaaatttttaattattcaatatatatttattattttataatatgtaaaaaatatataatacttgaaaataatttatatataatatccaTTCCGCgtaaggcgcggatcttaacctagtgttATACTACTTGCTAAACTATTATATACATCTCTGAAAACTTTAGTATCATTATATTCTTGATGGCGGGAAAGTTCATGTGTCTGTAACCAATCTAAGTGTAGAACTACACTTCATAATCATTTACTAAATTCTACAAAaatctgtaaaataaaatactGTAACTCTCTCTCTGTTACTTTTGACTCAAGACGTGCAAGCTGCaaatgcaaaattgtccgtttATACAAATTAAGCTACAACAATTTTTAGTTTACACCTCATATGTGTATTTCACTAATTTAGGATCTAAGTATATATACATTCCTGATTCACCCGTTAGTATAACCAGATTGATTGATTTTGAATCTTGTTAGTAATAACTTTtgtttaaatcttaaaattataactagattttgatctacGCGCCCGTgcgaatgtattttttttttaaaatatgatactatttgtttttatgtcactatttagggttggacAAAAAACTCAAATTCGAAGATCGAACCGAtctcaatccgaataagtaATACCAAATtcgaaccgaaattgattaaatatccgaattattcaaaattttggtatttgaagaactgaaacctaatccgatccAAAAATACGCGTGCTTATATAATAGCTCGTTTGACACCTTTTTGACTTACTCGATCAGGTGTGAGGAGTTTATATGCAGGGCTCTTTTCTCTCGTCAACCGTTTCTTACGTTTGTTGAAATTATCGAACAatgaatatgatttttaaaacacTCCGACCATTTACAGCTAATAAGCATTCTATACCAGTTTATTCGGTATATGGGTTTTCATTCTGTATGTTGGCcgttatatttgtttttcaaaagttCAACACTTTATTTATTAGTCATGCAATCATCACAAAATATTTCTCCATGCTCTAGTCTTATATACACGGTACCACACACATCACTTTTCGATAGATCACTTATCCCTccactatcttatatattaaaacagaagtcacaacattgattcatgtgtgatttttttttaaaatagaccCTTACTAGAAATCAAttatcattcatttattactaataatatggattaataatatatcattcctaATATAATATCAACTCCTAAAAACCTGGATTGGTTAACAAACTCACATTGATTcatgtttgatatttttatttagatcatcatttaaatttttattaaatgtatttccttaatgctaatatataatcttttaactacttaaatcataatataatttgatatcttttaatttaaaatataaatataaatatatatatttttaaatgtgttgaaaaacattataaaaatatcttaattatcaaaaat is drawn from Brassica rapa cultivar Chiifu-401-42 chromosome A05, CAAS_Brap_v3.01, whole genome shotgun sequence and contains these coding sequences:
- the LOC117134092 gene encoding EMBRYO SURROUNDING FACTOR 1.1-like; translated protein: MKSTQITLVCIILLCLFSLHQCGRMESRDTGKSSKIYIPKCFKSNCHGFPLVKNCWCCVNDEDICWQDKEICMRLC
- the LOC103867707 gene encoding B3 domain-containing protein At2g31720 isoform X1 — encoded protein: MKMVTDGDDDQRSEEGSRGEKRCLELLATSLGSYGEEETRSVRVREEEDSVSTELDECKNQQNPTTYLHDYASSSSSSWSLSSVESKKRRVVYQEPINAEPLREVKPSVRGKKSVKPERGVTPEWLVNLMITEKGVGAKLVIDKMIQTSDVNPNQGRLLIPFKQIVEMDFLNEAELHLIDEHQRDNSSNKGVAVIVVASDGRKRNAKLRRWNMNCPNYSLCSGWNHVVRENNLEDKVGQIFRLWSFHSQDGTKLYLAFFHQPPASDMSQAMHAASSSSMALERDSGQCILDLNVPFVQERRDRRTSLESVTETTTVDLVLRLGRSVDLNIPMAPVGTEMAPLEAVQDTSLESVTETTTVDLVLRLGRSVDLNIPMAPVRTEMAPLEAVQETSLESVTETTTTVDLELRL
- the LOC103867707 gene encoding uncharacterized protein LOC103867707 isoform X2 — encoded protein: MGGGVLQKFLVASMFMGMLPIAILYCFNNDLLPGSATLSPHSLTLLSGFLAVVSVNVVIVFYICVALKEPVDKHKPDASFVADAKGSVKKLTSGVSPSTDPALKKQEIVLRLNQRDRAQVLAMYCYNCRSSFVLVDLPLL
- the LOC103867707 gene encoding uncharacterized protein LOC103867707 isoform X3 produces the protein MGGGVLQKFLVASMFMGMLPIAILYCFNNDLLPGSATLSPHSLTLLSGFLAVVSVNVVIVFYICVALKEPVDKHKPDASFVADAKGSVKKLTSGVSPSTDPALKKQE